In Lates calcarifer isolate ASB-BC8 linkage group LG23, TLL_Latcal_v3, whole genome shotgun sequence, a single genomic region encodes these proteins:
- the LOC108890894 gene encoding myosin heavy chain, fast skeletal muscle, producing MSSDADMSVFGEAAPYLRRPERERIEAQNRPFDAKTAVFVVDPKELFVKGTLQSKDGGKATVKTNAGQVVTVKDNEVFPMNPPKFDKIEDMAMMTHLNEAAVLYNLKERYAAWMIYTYSGLFCVTVNPYKWLPVYNQEVVVAYRGKKRQEAPPHIFSISDNAYQFMLTDRENQSILITGESGAGKTVNTKRVIQYFATIAGSGDRKKDVSSSGKLQGNLEDQIISANPLLEAFGNAKTVRNDNSSRFGKFIRIHFGTSGKLASADIETYLLEKSRVTFQLAAERSYHIFYQIMSNKKPELIETLLITTNPFDYPFVSQGEISVASIDDNEELMATDSAIEILGFTGEERIGIYKLTGAVMHYGNMKFKQKQREEQAEPDGTEVADKAAYLMGLNSADLLKALCYPRVKVGNEYVTKGQTVQQVYNAIGALAKSVYEKMFLWMVLRINQMLDTKQPRQFFIGVLDIAGFEIFDYNSLEQLCINFTNEKLQQFFNHHMFVLEQEEYKKEGIEWEFIDFGMDLAACIELIEKPMGIFSILEEECMFPKASDTTFKNKLYDQHLGKSNNFLKPKPVKGKAEAHFSLVHYAGTVDYSITGWLDKNKDPLNDTVVQLYQKASLKLLAFLYFTYASSDESAGGGSGAAAKKAAKKKGSSFQTVSALFRENLGKLMTNLRSTHPHFVRCLIPNETKTPGIMEHHLVIHQLRCNGVLEGIRICRKGFPSRILYGDFKQRYKVLNASVIPEGQFIDNKKAAEKLLGSIDVDHTQYKFGHTKVFFKAGLLGLLEEMRDDKLASLITITQALCRGFLRRREFQKMMERRESIYIIQYNIRSFMNVKHWPWMKLYFKIKPLLRSAETEKEMAIMKVDFAKCKEDLAKAEAKRKELEAKMVSLLQEKNDLCLQIQTESESLADAEERCEGLIKNKILLEAKAKELSERLEDEEEVNAELTAKKRKLEDECSELKKDIDDLELTLAKVEKEKHATENKVKNLTEEMSSLDDTIAKLSKEKLALQEAHQQTLDDLQAEEDKVNALTKAKVKLEQQVDDLEGSLEQEKKIRMDVERARRKIEGDLKLTQESIMDLENDKQQLEERLKKKDFEFSQLVARVEDEQSVAAQAQKRIKELQARIEELEEEIEVERVARAKVEKQRSDLSRELEEISERLEEAGGATASQIEMNKKREAELQKLKQDLEESTLHHEATAAALRKKHADSVAELGEQIDNLQRVKQKLEKEKSEYKMEIDDLSSNIEVVVKAKINYEKLCHSLEDQLSEYRTKHDENTRLITEINAQRARLQNENGEFSRLLEEKEAILSQMSRAKLAFTQQVEELKRQVEEEAKAKNALAHALQSARHDCDLLREQFEEEQEAKAELQRAMSKANSEVAQWRTKYETDAIQRNDELEEAKKKLAQRLQEAEEGIEAVNAKCSSLEKTKQRLQGEVEDLMTDVDRANAQAASLDKKQRSFDKVLSEWKQKYEESQAELDGSLKESRSLSTELFKMKNSYEEALEHLEVLKRENKNLQQEISDLTEQLGESGKAIHELEKTKKQTETEKTEIQTALEEAEASLEHEESKILRIQLELTQVKGEVDRRLAEKDEELEQMKRNHQRTVETMQSALDTEIRSKNDAVRIRKKMETDLNEMEIQLSHANRQAAEAQKQLRNIQAHLKEQTLHLDEALRSQEDLKEQVAMVERRSSLMQAEVEELRAALEQSERSRKLAEQELTDACERVGLLHSQNTSLLNSKRKLDADVSQLQGEVEDAIQEARNAEEKAKKAITDAAMMAEELKKEQDTSSHLERMRKNLEVSVKDLQHRLDEAENLALKGGKKQLQKLEARVRELEGEVECEQRKASDAIKGIRKYERRVKELTYQTEEDKKTVLRLQDLVDKLQLKVKAYKRQNEEAEEQANTHLAKLRKVQHELEEAQERADIAESQVNKMRTKSRDFGKAADSE from the exons ATGAGCTCGGACGCTGACATGAGCGTGTTTGGGGAGGCTGCTCCTTACCTGAGGAGACCCGAACGAGAGCGAATCGAAGCCCAAAACAGGCCTTTTGATGCcaagactgcagtgtttgtagtGGATCCAAAGGAGCTGTTTGTTAAAGGCACTCTGCAAAGCAAAGACGGTGGCAAAGCAACTGTTAAAACTAATGCAGGGCAG GTTGTAACAGTGAAGGATAATGAAGTCTTCCCCATGAACCCGCCCAAGTTCGACAAGATCGAGGACATGGCCATGATGACCCACCTGAATGAGGCCGCTGTGCTGTATAACCTCAAAGAGCGTTACGCAGCGTGGATGATCTAT aCCTACTCAGGACtgttctgtgtcactgtgaaccCTTACAAGTGGCTCCCGGTGTACAACCAAGAGGTAGTGGTGGCCTACAGGGGCAAAAAGCGCCAAGAGGCTCCACCACacatcttctccatctctgacaATGCCTACCAGTTCATGCTCACTG ataGAGAAAACCAGTCCATCCTTATCAC TGGAGAATCTGGTGCAGGAAAGACTGTCAACACCAAACGTGTCATCCAGTACTTTGCGACAATCGCAGGGTCTGGAGACAGGAAAAAAGACGTCAGTTCCTCTGGAAAATTACag GGGAATCTGGAGGACCAGATCATCTCTGCTAACCCACTGCTAGAGGCTTTTGGAAATGCCAAAACTGTCAGAAATGACAACTCCTCACGTTTT ggCAAATTCATAAGAATCCACTTTGGAACCTCAGGAAAACTGGCCTCTGCTGATATTGAAACTT ACTTGCTGGAAAAATCCAGAGTAACATTTCAGCTGGCTGCAGAGAGGAGTTATCATATTTTCTACCAGATCATGTCCAACAAGAAGCCTGAGCTCATCG AGACTCTCCTCATCACCACCAACCCCTTCGACTACCCATTCGTCAGTCAGGGGGAGATCAGTGTGGCCAGTATTGATGACAATGAAGAGCTGATGGCCACTGAT AGTGCTATCGAGATCCTCGGCTTCACTGGAGAAGAGAGGATTGGCATCTACAAGCTAACAGGTGCAgtgatgcattatgggaatATGAAGTTcaagcagaagcagagagaggagcaggcaGAGCCAGATGGAACAGAAG TGGCTGACAAAGCAGCTTACCTGATGGGTCTGAACTCTGCAGACCTGCTGAAAGCTCTGTGTTACCCTCGAGTTAAGGTTGGGAATGAGTATGTGACCAAAGGACAGACTGTTCAGCAG GTCTACAACGCCATTGGTGCTTTAGCCAAATCAGTCTATGAGAAGATGTTTCTGTGGATGGTTCTTCGCATTAATCAGATGCTGGACACCAAACAGCCCAGACAGTTCTTCATTGGAGTCCTGGACATTGCTGGGTTTGAAATCTTTGAT TATaacagtctggaacagctgtGTATCAATTTCACCAACGAGAAACTGCAACAGTTTTTCAACCATCACATGTTCGTGCTGGAACAAGAGGAGTACAAGAAAGAAGGCATCGAATGGGAGTTCATTGACTTTGGGATGGACCTGGCTGCTTGTATAGAGCTCATTGAAAAG CCAATGGGAATCTTTTCCATCCTTGAAGAGGAGTGTATGTTTCCCAAGGCGTCAGACACCACCTTCAAAAACAAGCTGTATGACCAACACCTTGGAAAATCAAACAACTTCCTGAAGCCCAAGCCTGTCAAAGGCAAGGCTGAGGCTCACTTCTCCCTGGTGCACTACGCTGGCACTGTGGACTACAGCATCACAGGCTGGTTGGACAAGAACAAGGACCCGCTGAACGACACTGTGGTCCAGCTCTACCAGAAAGCCAGCCTCAAACTACTGGCCTTCCTCTACTTTACCTACGCATCATCCGATG AGAGCGCTGGTGGAGGAAGTGGTGCTGCTGCTAAGAAAGCAGCAAAGAAGAAGGGCTCATCCTTCCAGACTGTGTCAGCCCTCTTCAGG GAAAACCTGGGAAAGCTGATGACAAATCTCAGGAGCACCCATCCTCACTTTGTTAGGTGTCTGATTCCAAATGAAACTAAAACACCAG GGATTATGGAACACCATCTGGTTATTCACCAGCTGCGATGTAACGGTGTACTGGAAGGAATCAGGATCTGCAGGAAGGGCTTCCCCAGCAGAATCCTGTACGGGGATTTCAAGCAAcg GTACAAAGTACTGAATGCGAGTGTGATTCCTGAGGGACAGTTCATTGACAACAAGAAAGCTGCTGAGAAGCTGCTGGGGTCTATTGATGTGGACCACACCCAGTATAAGTTTGGGCACACCAAG gTGTTCTTCAAAGCAGGACTCTTGGGTTTATTGGAAGAAATGAGGGATGACAAACTGGCCTCTCTCATCACGATTACTCAAGCGTTGTGTCGTGGCTTTCTCAGGAGGAGGGAGTTTCAGAaaatgatggagaggag AGAATCCATTTACATTATCCAGTACAACATTCGCTCTTTCATGAATGTAAAACACTGGCCATGGATGAAGCTCTACTTCAAGATCAAGCCGCTCTTGAGGAGTGCTGAGACTGAGAAGGAGATGGCCATCATGAAAGTGGATTTTGCCAAGTGTAAGGAGGATTTAGCCAAAGCTGAGGCTAAGAGGAAGGAGCTGGAAGCCAAAATGGTTTCCCTGCTCCAGGAGAAGAATGACCTGTGTCTGCAGATTCAAACT gAAAGTGAGAGTCTGGCAGATGCAGAAGAAAGGTGTGAAGGACTGATAAAGAACAAGATCTTGCTTGAGGCCAAAGCAAAAGAACTCAGTGAGAGActggaggacgaggaggaggtgAATGCTGAGCTGACCGCCaagaagaggaagctggaggacGAGTGCTCGGAGCTGAAGAAAGACATCGATGACTTGGAGCTCACCCTGGCTAAAGTGGAGAAGGAAAAACATGCCACTGAAAACAAG GTGAAGAATCTGACGGAGGAAATGTCCTCTCTCGATGACACCATCGCCAAGTTATCCAAGGAGAAGCTGGCCCTGCAGGAGGCCCACCAGCAGACACTGGACGACCTGCAGGCAGAGGAGGACAAAGTCAACGCTCTGACCAAAGCCAAGGTCAAGCTGGAGCAACAAGTTGATGAT cTTGAAGGCTCTCTGGAACAAGAGAAGAAGATTCGGATGGATGTCGAGAGGGCCAGAAGGAAGATTGAAGGAGATCTGAAACTAACTCAGGAATCCATAATGGATTTGGAAAATGACAAGCAACAGCTGGAGGAACGTCTTAAAAA GAAGGACTTTGAATTCAGCCAGCTTGTTGCCAGAGTTGAGGATGAGCAGAGTGTGGCTGCACAAGCTCAGAAGAGGATCAAGGAACTTCAG GCCCGCATTGAAGAGCTGGAAGAGGAGATTGAAGTGGAACGTGTTGCCAGAGCTAAAGTAGAAAAACAAAGGTCTGACCTGTCCAGGGAGCTCGAGGAGATCAGTGAGCGGCTGGAGGAGGCCGGAGGAGCCACCGCCTCTCAGATAGAGATGAACAAGAAGCGAGAGGCTGAGTTGCAGAAACTGAAACAAGACCTCGAAGAGTCGACACTCCACCACGAGgccactgctgcagctttaaGGAAGAAACACGCCGACAGTGTGGCCGAGCTGGGAGAGCAGATCGACAACCTGCAGAGAGTCAAACAGaagctggagaaggagaagagtgAGTACAAGATGGAGATCGACGACCTGTCCAGCAACATAGAGGTCGTTGTGAAGGCAAAG ATCAACTATGAGAAGCTGTGCCACTCTCTGGAAGACCAGCTGAGTGAATACAGGACGAAACATGATGAGAACACTCGTCTGATCACTGAAATCAACGCTCAAAGGGCAAGACTTCAGAATGAAAATG GCGAGTTTTCTCGTCttctggaggagaaagaggcgATACTCTCTCAGATGTCGAGGGCTAAGCTTGCCTTCACTCAGCAAGTTGAGGAACTGAAAAGGCAGGTTGAAGAGGAGGCAAAG GCTAAGAACGCCCTCGCCCACGCCCTCCAGTCTGCCCGTCACGACTGTGATCTGCTGAGGGAGCAGtttgaggaggagcaggaggccaaGGCTGAGCTGCAGAGGGCAATGTCCAAGGCCAACAGTGAGGTCGCCCAGTGGAGAACCAAATATGAGACTGATGCCATCCAGCGCAATGATGAACTGGAAGAGGCCAA GAAGAAGCTTGCCCAGCGTTtgcaggaggctgaggagggcATCGAGGCCGTGAACGCCAAGTGCTCGTCTTTGGAGAAGACGAAGCAGAGGCTgcagggagaggtggaggaccTCATGACTGACGTGGACAGGGCGAACGCTCAAGCAGCTAGCCTGGATAAAAAGCAGAGAAGTTTTGATAAG gTTCTGTCTGAGTGGAAGCAGAAGTATGAGGAGAGTCAGGCTGAGCTGGATGGATCACTGAAGGAGTCCCGCTCCCTCAGCACTGAGCTCTTCAAAATGAAGAACTCTTATGAGGAAGCTTTGGAGCACCTGGAGGTCCTCAAACGAGAGAATAAAAACCTGCAAC agGAAATCTCAGATCTGACTGAACAACTCGGAGAGAGTGGTAAAGCCATCCATGAGCTGGAGAAGACTAAGAAACAAACTGAGACTGAGAAGACAGAGATCCAGACTGCTCTGGAGGAGGCTGAA GCTTCTCTGGAACATGAGGAATCCAAGATTCTCCGTATCCAGCTGGAGCTCACCCAAGTCAAGGGGGAGGTGGATCGCAGGCTGGCTGAGAAGGATGAGGAGCTGGAGCAGATGAAACGCAACCACCAGCGCACTGTGGAAACCATGCAGTCTGCCTTAGACACCGAGATACGCAGCAAGAACGACGCCGTGAGGATCAGGAAGAAGATGGAGACCGATCTCAATGAGATGGAGATCCAGCTGAGCCACGCCAACCGGCAGGCTGCTGAAGCCCAGAAGCAGCTGAGGAACATACAGGCTCACCTCAAG GAACAAACCCTCCACCTGGACGAGGCACTGCGCAGCCAGGAGGACCTGAAGGAGCAGGTGGCCATGGTGGAGCGCAGGAGCAGCCTGATGcaggcagaggtggaggagctcagagctgctctggagcaGTCGGAGAGAAGCCGCAAACTCGCTGAACAGGAACTGACTGATGCCTGCGAGAGAGTCGGGCTGCTGCACTCTCAG AACACCAGTCTCCTCAACTCCAAGAGGAAGCTGGATGCAGATGTCAGCCAGCTGCAGGGTGAGGTGGAGGACGCCATCCAGGAGGCCCGCAATGCAGAGGAGAAAGCCAAGAAAGCCATCACTGAT GCAGCCATGATggcagaggagctgaagaaggagCAGGACACCAGCAGCCACctggagaggatgaggaagaacCTGGAGGTGTCTGTGAAAGACCTGCAGCACCGTCTGGATGAAGCTGAGAACTTGGCTTTGAAGGGCGGCAAGAAGCAGCTCCAGAAACTGGAGGCTCGG GTGCGTGAACTGGAGGGCGAGGTGGAGTGTGAGCAGAGAAAAGCCTCTGATGCCATCAAGGGAATCCGTAAATATGAGAGGAGAGTAAAGGAGCTGACCTATCAGACTGAGGAGGACAAGAAGACTGTTCTGAGACTCCAGGACCTGGTGGACAAGCTGCAGCTCAAAGTCAAGGCGTACAAACGTCAGAATGAAGAAGCT gAGGAGCAGGCCAACACTCATCTCGCTAAGCTAAGGAAGGTGCAGCATGAGCTGGAGGAGGCGCAGGAGCGAGCAGACATCGCTGAGTCCCAGGTCAACAAGATGAGGACCAAGAGCAGAGACTTTGGAAAG GCTGCTGATTCTGAGTAG
- the LOC108890899 gene encoding uncharacterized protein LOC108890899 — MDTDVTSERVQHTRLPSFSVREQQHYRAEKMLMRQFMLMKEQHEVPIYLSTKDMKAWLLAGRHFLEEFQETAQQVEERRLLMVELAWSSARRSCLDQMEQELREELEKEKRLSLQFSRKVTVEGLQMFLSVIRPKAEQDVWTFLGHLSNKLLSSFTDAHTSKQAKLALLTKLHFATRPLVTQMVDIALQFLLDEPEPVVEVKRSQTGGSVESRDSSLTSALRNRSEAASAEIGRLLADTAASCFCLNTSFIKARLVAHLHVSWPRTWSKPFTRDLLTAPRPSTS, encoded by the exons ATGGACACTGACGTTACCTCAGAGCGAGTTCAACACACGAGGCTGCCGTCTTTCTCAGTCAGAGAGCAACAACACTACCGTGCAGAG AAGATGCTCATGCGGCAGTTTATGCTCATGAAGGAGCAGCATGAAGTTCCCATTTATTTATCTACTAAAGACATGAAGGCCTGGCTGCTGGCAGGGAGACACTTCCTGGAAGA GTTCCAGGAAACAGCGCAGCAGGTAGAAGAGAGAAGACTCCTCATGGTTGAACTG GCCTGGAGCTCAGCCAGGCGCTCGTGTCTTGATCAGATGGAGCAGGAGCTCCGAGAGGaactggaaaaagagaaacGTCTTTCACTGCAGTTCAGCAGAAAG GTCACAGTGGAGGGCCTTCAGATGTTTCTCTCAGTGATCCGGCCTAAAGCAGAGCAGGACGTATGGACCTTCCTCGGCCACCTGTCCAACAAGCTGCTCAGCTCTTTTACCGACGCTCACACCAGCAAGCAGGCCAAACTGGCACTGCTCACCAAGCTGCACTTTGCTACCAGACCTTTAGTAACACAGATGGTGGATATAGCTCTGCAGTTTCTCTTGGATGAACCAGAGCCAGTTGTTGAGGTCAAGCGTTCACAGACCGGAGGTTCTGTCGAGAGCAGGGATTCGAGTTTAACCTCAGCTCTGAGGAACAGGAGTGAAGCAGCCAGCGCTGAGATCGGACGACTGCTGGCCGACacagcagcttcctgtttctgtctgaacacgTCTTTCATTAAAGCTCGCCTCGTAGCACATCTGCACGTCAGCTGGCCCAGGACATGGTCAAAGCCATTTACAAGAGATTTGTTGACCGCTCCGAGACCTTCCACCTCATGA